From a region of the Lentilactobacillus curieae genome:
- a CDS encoding demethylmenaquinone methyltransferase produces MGLTNQTPEDQVQKIFDEIAGNYDRMNDLISLQSHKRWRNQMVDMMALRQGDHVLDLCCGTADLTIATAGKVGSTGHVVGLDFSKEMVKSGQKKVEQAGLEEQIEFQIGDAMNLPFESNSFDAVTLGFGLRNVPDAAAVLREMRRVVKPGGTVACLETSQPQNPVIKFFWKQYFKLVPVMGQVVSHHFKQYSYLEQTAGQFVSAPKLKQMFETAGLRKVKVKTLMFGAAAIHIGKK; encoded by the coding sequence ATGGGACTAACTAATCAGACCCCAGAAGATCAAGTTCAGAAAATATTTGACGAGATTGCGGGTAACTATGATAGAATGAATGATCTTATCAGTTTGCAGTCACATAAACGGTGGCGCAATCAAATGGTTGATATGATGGCACTTCGACAGGGTGATCACGTTTTAGATTTGTGTTGTGGAACTGCTGACCTAACGATTGCGACAGCTGGTAAGGTTGGTTCAACTGGGCACGTGGTTGGTCTTGATTTCAGTAAAGAAATGGTTAAGTCCGGTCAAAAGAAGGTTGAACAAGCAGGGCTTGAGGAGCAAATTGAGTTTCAAATTGGTGATGCAATGAATTTACCATTTGAATCGAATAGCTTTGATGCGGTGACCCTTGGATTTGGGTTAAGAAATGTACCTGATGCAGCTGCTGTCCTTCGCGAAATGCGGAGAGTTGTTAAACCAGGAGGGACTGTTGCTTGCCTGGAAACTTCGCAACCGCAAAATCCTGTAATCAAATTCTTTTGGAAACAATACTTCAAACTAGTTCCCGTGATGGGACAAGTTGTTAGTCACCATTTCAAGCAGTATAGTTACTTAGAACAAACCGCAGGGCAATTTGTTTCGGCACCAAAACTAAAGCAAATGTTTGAGACGGCGGGTCTTCGCAAGGTTAAGGTTAAGACCTTAATGTTCGGAGCTGCCGCAATTCACATTGGTAAAAAATAA
- a CDS encoding ABC-F family ATP-binding cassette domain-containing protein: MITISEMGLQISGKKLYDNVNLKFTPGNCYGVIGANGAGKSTFLKLLEGKLSPSTGEVHVDKNERISSLSQDHYGFEDQTVMQTVIQGYQHLSDVMQEKDALYAKEDFSEEDGIKAADLEAEFAEMDGWNAEPDASQLLQSLEIPEEMHQQLMSELTEGQKVKVLLARALFGEPDILLLDEPTNGLDVYTINWLENFLADYSKITIIVSHDRHFLNQTCTMMCDVDFGEINMFVGNYDFWLKSSQLAAKMKSDSNAKKEEKVKELQEFIARFSANASKSKQATSRKKQLDKITLDDIKPSSRKYPFIKFEQERPLGNDLVRVDKVSKTIDGVKVLDNVSFTLRPTDKTAFVSRNDLITTTLMQIMAGNVEPDSGEVVWGQTVKSSAISKDFASEFNNNDLRIIDWLRQYAPKGSDDDAFLRQFLGRMLFSGDDVDKKVKVLSGGEKVRCMLSKMMLEKGNTLILDDPTNHLDLESITSLNEGLAGFPGAILFTSHDHEFIQTIANRIIEVSSNGIIDKADTTYDEFINHPDVQNKLANLYD, encoded by the coding sequence ATGATTACAATTTCTGAGATGGGTTTACAGATCTCCGGTAAAAAACTGTACGATAACGTTAACTTAAAATTCACCCCTGGTAATTGTTACGGGGTAATTGGGGCTAATGGAGCTGGAAAGTCAACTTTTCTTAAGTTACTTGAGGGCAAACTTTCTCCAAGTACTGGTGAGGTTCACGTTGATAAAAATGAACGAATTTCTAGTTTGAGCCAAGACCACTATGGTTTTGAAGACCAGACAGTAATGCAAACGGTTATTCAAGGCTACCAACATCTTTCAGATGTGATGCAGGAAAAGGACGCTTTGTATGCCAAAGAAGATTTTTCTGAAGAAGATGGAATCAAGGCAGCTGACCTAGAAGCTGAGTTTGCTGAAATGGATGGTTGGAACGCCGAACCAGACGCATCACAATTGCTTCAGTCTCTAGAAATCCCAGAAGAAATGCACCAACAATTAATGAGTGAATTGACTGAAGGCCAGAAGGTTAAGGTGTTATTGGCTCGAGCTCTTTTTGGTGAACCAGATATCTTGCTACTTGATGAACCTACCAACGGTTTGGATGTCTACACGATCAATTGGTTGGAGAACTTCCTTGCGGATTATTCAAAAATCACAATCATTGTTTCCCATGATAGACATTTCTTGAACCAGACATGTACCATGATGTGTGACGTTGATTTTGGTGAAATTAATATGTTCGTTGGTAACTATGATTTTTGGCTAAAATCAAGCCAACTAGCTGCCAAAATGAAAAGTGATTCTAATGCAAAAAAAGAAGAAAAGGTTAAAGAACTTCAGGAGTTTATTGCCAGATTTAGTGCTAATGCTTCTAAGTCAAAGCAAGCAACTTCACGGAAGAAGCAACTGGATAAGATTACCCTTGATGATATTAAGCCATCTTCTCGAAAATACCCATTCATTAAATTTGAACAGGAGCGTCCACTTGGAAATGATTTAGTTAGAGTGGATAAAGTTTCTAAAACAATTGACGGGGTCAAAGTTTTGGATAACGTTTCATTTACTTTGAGGCCAACTGACAAGACTGCATTTGTCAGTCGAAATGACTTGATCACCACTACATTGATGCAAATTATGGCTGGCAATGTTGAACCGGACTCAGGTGAAGTTGTCTGGGGGCAAACTGTTAAATCATCCGCAATCTCAAAGGATTTTGCCAGTGAGTTTAATAATAATGACCTGCGGATTATTGACTGGCTTCGTCAATATGCGCCAAAGGGTAGTGATGATGATGCTTTCTTACGTCAATTCTTAGGAAGAATGCTCTTCTCTGGGGATGACGTTGATAAGAAGGTTAAAGTCCTCTCTGGTGGTGAAAAAGTCCGTTGTATGCTTTCTAAGATGATGTTAGAAAAGGGTAACACTCTGATATTGGATGATCCTACTAACCATCTGGATTTGGAATCAATTACGTCATTAAACGAAGGCTTAGCTGGCTTTCCAGGTGCAATTCTGTTTACTTCTCATGACCATGAGTTTATTCAAACAATTGCTAACAGAATTATTGAGGTTTCCAGCAATGGAATCATTGATAAGGCTGATACAACTTATGACGAATTTATTAACCACCCAGATGTTCAAAATAAATTAGCTAATTTGTACGACTAA
- a CDS encoding gluconate:H+ symporter, with protein sequence MKLIALVIGIIFLLVLIIRFKINTFVSLVLTAVVTAIMLGMPMANIAESVSNGIGSQLGELSMVFGFGAMLGRLVSDSGGAYIIAETMIQRFGKTRLQLAIMVASFILGIALFFEVGMVLLVPIVFAIALDAGVPILYLGIPMAAALSVTHGFLPPHPAPVAIAQVLGANDGHVLLFGLIIAIVAAYIAGPLFSKLARKYAPEAFDRKGNLSSIGEVKQFSPDEAPSFGISVLTALFPVILLAITTIYTMTVHGGQAPKNPSTVDSIIEFIGSPSIAMLISLFFAMWTMGWNRKRTTAQIMESLENAVKSIAMLLLVIGGGGAFKQVLIDGGVGKEVAKIFIHSSLSPLLLGWLVAVVLRIALGSATVASLTAAGIVAPLMAQSGVNPALMVLSIGAGSLAASHVNDAGFWMFREYFDLTVKQTLQTWTVLESIISVVGIVMVMLLSLVM encoded by the coding sequence ATGAAATTAATCGCATTAGTTATCGGAATTATCTTCTTACTAGTTCTGATCATTAGGTTTAAGATCAACACATTCGTTTCTTTGGTCTTAACAGCAGTAGTTACAGCTATCATGTTAGGAATGCCAATGGCAAATATTGCCGAGTCAGTTTCTAACGGTATTGGAAGCCAGTTAGGTGAGCTTTCAATGGTGTTTGGTTTTGGTGCCATGCTTGGAAGGCTGGTGTCTGATTCCGGTGGTGCCTATATCATCGCCGAAACCATGATCCAACGTTTTGGTAAAACTCGTCTTCAACTAGCAATCATGGTTGCCTCATTTATCTTGGGTATCGCCCTCTTCTTCGAAGTTGGGATGGTTCTGTTAGTGCCAATCGTATTCGCGATTGCCCTTGATGCCGGTGTACCAATTCTTTATTTAGGAATTCCAATGGCAGCAGCCTTATCTGTTACCCACGGATTCTTACCACCTCACCCCGCTCCAGTTGCTATTGCTCAAGTTTTAGGAGCTAACGATGGTCACGTTCTGCTATTTGGTTTGATTATTGCCATTGTAGCTGCATACATTGCTGGTCCATTGTTCTCAAAACTTGCCCGCAAATATGCTCCAGAAGCATTTGATCGTAAGGGAAATCTTTCATCAATCGGTGAAGTTAAGCAATTCTCACCAGATGAAGCTCCTTCATTTGGAATTTCTGTTTTAACTGCTTTATTCCCAGTTATCTTGTTAGCAATTACTACAATCTACACAATGACAGTTCACGGTGGTCAAGCACCTAAGAATCCATCTACTGTTGATTCAATTATCGAATTCATTGGTTCACCAAGTATTGCGATGTTAATTTCATTATTCTTCGCAATGTGGACAATGGGTTGGAACCGTAAGCGGACAACTGCTCAAATTATGGAATCACTTGAAAATGCCGTTAAATCAATTGCTATGTTGCTATTGGTTATCGGTGGTGGTGGTGCCTTCAAACAAGTTCTTATTGATGGTGGTGTTGGTAAAGAAGTTGCCAAGATCTTTATTCACTCATCACTTTCACCATTATTACTTGGTTGGTTAGTTGCCGTTGTGCTTCGTATCGCCCTTGGTTCCGCAACCGTTGCGTCATTAACCGCCGCAGGAATTGTTGCTCCACTGATGGCACAATCAGGTGTTAACCCTGCATTGATGGTACTATCAATCGGTGCTGGATCACTTGCCGCATCACACGTTAACGATGCTGGTTTCTGGATGTTTAGAGAATATTTCGATTTAACTGTTAAACAAACTTTACAAACTTGGACAGTGCTTGAATCAATCATTTCGGTCGTTGGTATCGTCATGGTTATGCTGTTAAGTCTCGTGATGTAA
- the gntK gene encoding gluconokinase, whose amino-acid sequence MDYTLGVDIGTTSVKTVLFDTEGKVSGYSNNGYPLYQDTPDMAEEDPEEIFSAMSDGITEVLRKANLAEGELKGVSFSCAMHSLILLDDNYKPLTRAITWGDNRAVHYADELKNSDKGMEIYQHTGTPIHPMTPLTKLIWLRNDKPELFKQASYFVGIKEYIIHKLFGVLKEDYSIANATGLFNIFNMDWDEEALKVAGVTADQLPELVDTTYQLKGIHEEYAKVLGISADTPFIIGASDGPLANLGVNAIKPGVVAVTIGTSGAVRVVTDKPKTDPKARVFCYYLAKDMWVVGGPVNNGGVVFRWVRDQLCAPEKVTAEQMKIDPYDLLTEIAAKVPAGSDGLLFFPFLGGERAPIWDANARGSFFGLTRTHTRAHMIRAALEGIVYNLYTVMLALEEVVGKPTSIQASGGFARSELWRQMLTDIFEQDVAIPESFESTALGAATLGMYSLGLIDSLSDVSKFVGTTNVHHPDAANFTAYRELVPIYIRLSRSLQPEYKNIADFQRRHENPDGGSESNA is encoded by the coding sequence ATGGATTACACTCTGGGAGTAGACATTGGAACGACTAGTGTAAAGACCGTTCTTTTTGATACAGAGGGGAAAGTTAGTGGTTACTCAAATAATGGGTACCCTCTTTACCAAGACACGCCAGATATGGCCGAAGAAGATCCTGAAGAAATTTTTTCTGCAATGTCAGACGGAATTACTGAGGTTCTTAGAAAAGCAAACCTGGCGGAGGGTGAACTTAAAGGAGTTTCATTCTCATGTGCTATGCACAGCTTGATTTTATTGGACGATAATTACAAGCCGCTTACCCGTGCCATTACTTGGGGTGACAACCGTGCTGTTCACTACGCTGATGAGTTGAAGAACAGTGATAAAGGAATGGAGATTTACCAACACACCGGTACTCCTATCCACCCAATGACACCACTTACTAAACTAATCTGGCTCAGAAATGACAAACCGGAATTGTTTAAGCAAGCTAGTTATTTCGTTGGAATTAAGGAATACATTATCCACAAATTGTTTGGTGTATTAAAGGAAGATTACTCAATTGCCAACGCAACTGGTCTTTTCAACATCTTCAACATGGATTGGGATGAAGAAGCCCTTAAAGTTGCCGGTGTAACCGCTGATCAACTTCCTGAATTAGTTGATACTACCTACCAATTAAAGGGTATCCATGAAGAGTACGCTAAGGTACTTGGTATCTCTGCTGATACTCCATTTATCATTGGTGCTTCAGATGGCCCATTAGCTAACCTTGGTGTTAACGCCATCAAGCCTGGCGTCGTTGCCGTTACCATTGGTACTTCAGGTGCCGTACGGGTTGTAACTGACAAGCCAAAGACTGATCCAAAGGCTCGAGTATTCTGCTACTACCTTGCAAAGGATATGTGGGTTGTTGGCGGACCAGTTAACAACGGTGGAGTTGTCTTCCGTTGGGTTCGTGATCAACTTTGCGCCCCTGAAAAGGTTACCGCAGAACAAATGAAGATTGATCCATATGACTTACTTACTGAAATTGCAGCTAAGGTTCCAGCAGGTTCAGATGGATTGCTCTTCTTCCCATTCCTTGGTGGCGAACGTGCCCCAATTTGGGACGCTAACGCCCGTGGTTCATTCTTTGGTTTAACCAGAACTCACACCCGTGCACACATGATTCGGGCTGCTTTGGAAGGAATTGTTTATAACTTATACACAGTTATGCTCGCCCTTGAAGAAGTTGTCGGCAAACCAACTAGTATCCAAGCTAGTGGTGGCTTCGCCCGTTCAGAACTTTGGCGCCAAATGCTCACTGACATCTTTGAGCAAGACGTTGCCATTCCAGAAAGTTTTGAAAGTACCGCTCTTGGTGCAGCAACCCTTGGAATGTACAGCCTTGGCTTAATCGATAGTTTGAGTGATGTTTCAAAATTTGTGGGGACAACAAATGTACATCATCCAGACGCAGCGAACTTTACCGCTTACCGCGAATTAGTTCCTATTTACATTCGATTAAGTCGTTCACTTCAACCTGAGTACAAGAACATTGCTGATTTCCAGCGTCGGCATGAAAACCCAGATGGCGGAAGCGAAAGTAACGCCTAA
- a CDS encoding MurR/RpiR family transcriptional regulator gives MSTPVQLLKQYFDDLSRTNKKIARYVIDNPQDASEANIEELAEKTNTSTASVSRLVKTLGYNNFREFTLSLAYTQLRPQNLPIFKDIDANDTLDVIADKTFNSSQRALQDTRAGIEEADFARSVLRIINCDRLGFFGLGGSAVAALDGYHKFLRTSIDCFYHPDFDVQLMQAVKLDQDDCAIVISHSGKNRQTLKLLETLKGNGVTVIGITSYIDSPLALHSDITFISSSDEANYRSEGMYSLIAQMTIIDTLFMMATVRMGPATEETIRNVQGIIESTRN, from the coding sequence GTGAGTACACCAGTACAGTTATTAAAACAGTATTTTGACGATTTAAGCAGAACCAACAAGAAGATTGCCAGATATGTCATAGACAATCCACAAGATGCCTCTGAAGCAAACATTGAGGAACTTGCTGAAAAAACAAACACATCAACGGCATCAGTTTCAAGGCTGGTGAAAACGCTTGGTTACAATAATTTTAGGGAATTCACACTGTCGCTTGCGTACACCCAGCTTCGACCACAAAATCTTCCTATATTTAAGGATATTGACGCAAATGATACTTTAGATGTAATTGCAGACAAGACGTTTAACAGTTCACAGAGAGCCTTACAGGACACGAGAGCAGGTATAGAGGAAGCGGATTTTGCTAGAAGTGTTTTGAGAATTATTAATTGTGATCGACTTGGATTCTTTGGTTTAGGTGGCTCAGCCGTTGCTGCTTTGGACGGTTACCATAAGTTTTTGAGAACCTCAATTGACTGTTTTTACCATCCGGACTTTGACGTGCAATTGATGCAAGCGGTAAAATTAGACCAAGACGATTGTGCAATTGTTATTTCTCATTCCGGTAAAAACCGCCAGACGTTAAAATTATTGGAAACGTTGAAGGGTAATGGGGTAACTGTTATTGGAATTACTAGTTACATTGATTCCCCATTAGCACTTCACAGTGACATTACGTTTATTTCATCTAGTGATGAAGCTAATTACCGTTCTGAAGGAATGTACTCATTGATTGCGCAAATGACGATTATTGATACTCTCTTTATGATGGCAACAGTTAGAATGGGACCAGCGACTGAAGAAACAATTCGCAACGTGCAGGGAATCATCGAGAGTACCAGAAATTAA
- a CDS encoding GH25 family lysozyme — MKRQDIQPIYKRANKNRKLFFRWSLVFLIVLVIVGGGYTIYHFHREQLLKQYPVRGVSVSQTDGYIDFEQLKNDDYKFVYLKASQGSVYTDDSFSNNFQRSQGSQLPIGVYHVFSFSSSPASQFRNFVRQVGYDTGSLPIGIDVQPYGTYNKDTLNYKRVSKNLKLFISKLRNYYQRPVVIWTDKSIISGMDIQTNDNQQLWLNDGKLGKPNSDATFIFVDPNAAVKMDNQTAFLNESVFNGNESKWHRYLNQILSR, encoded by the coding sequence ATGAAAAGACAAGACATTCAACCGATTTATAAACGAGCGAATAAGAATCGCAAGCTCTTTTTCCGGTGGAGTCTTGTCTTTTTGATTGTCTTGGTTATCGTGGGTGGTGGCTACACAATATATCATTTTCACCGTGAACAATTATTGAAACAGTACCCAGTTCGAGGGGTCTCCGTCAGCCAAACTGATGGTTACATTGATTTTGAGCAACTAAAAAATGACGACTATAAGTTTGTGTATTTAAAGGCGTCACAAGGATCAGTGTATACAGATGACAGTTTTAGTAATAATTTTCAAAGGAGCCAAGGATCTCAGCTACCAATTGGGGTATACCATGTGTTTTCATTCAGCAGTTCACCAGCATCCCAATTTAGAAACTTTGTCCGTCAGGTAGGTTATGACACTGGAAGCCTACCCATCGGAATTGATGTGCAACCTTATGGTACATACAACAAAGACACCCTGAACTACAAACGGGTGTCTAAAAATTTAAAGCTATTCATTTCTAAACTTCGAAATTACTATCAACGTCCAGTGGTGATTTGGACTGACAAGTCGATAATTTCTGGAATGGATATTCAAACCAACGACAACCAGCAGTTGTGGTTAAACGATGGCAAACTTGGCAAACCAAATTCGGACGCAACCTTTATTTTTGTTGATCCTAATGCTGCAGTAAAGATGGATAACCAAACAGCATTTCTAAACGAATCCGTGTTTAACGGAAACGAGAGCAAATGGCATCGATATCTTAATCAAATCTTGAGCCGCTAA
- a CDS encoding DUF4828 domain-containing protein, translating to MKFNSLIKPFQSLFRKRDNNVYKTSVKNPIFPGTYHYTDNNSHRHTLEIQSAFDLKIDRHSVPVQVKKTDRDEVVLVDNFGYKIEIQTNAGKPIKFYDESDNATYKLSLA from the coding sequence TTGAAGTTCAACTCACTAATCAAACCATTCCAGTCACTATTCAGAAAGCGGGACAACAATGTTTACAAAACTTCAGTCAAAAATCCCATTTTTCCAGGAACTTATCACTATACTGACAATAATTCTCACAGACACACCCTCGAAATCCAATCGGCGTTTGACCTCAAGATTGATCGTCATTCGGTCCCTGTTCAGGTTAAGAAAACTGATCGGGACGAAGTGGTTCTTGTTGATAACTTTGGCTATAAAATTGAAATCCAGACTAATGCCGGCAAACCGATAAAATTTTATGATGAATCAGACAACGCCACTTATAAATTAAGTCTAGCTTAG